From Chiloscyllium plagiosum isolate BGI_BamShark_2017 chromosome 38, ASM401019v2, whole genome shotgun sequence, a single genomic window includes:
- the LOC122541717 gene encoding polyunsaturated fatty acid 5-lipoxygenase-like: MTSSEERYNSSKLNQVDSYDMTVTNDIGEILLVKIEKRKYWVQDDWYCKYITVKTPNGDYMEFPCYRWITDHKEIELRDGHGVFDPGNHIICESSKRVEVSKGHEPKLIQGSKARGNSES, encoded by the exons ATGACTTCGAGCGAGGAGCG GTACAATTCTTCAAAATTAAATCAA GTAGACTCGTATGATATGACAGTGACCAATGATATTGGCGAAATCCTGTTGGTGAAGATTGAGAAGCGTAAATACTGGGTGCAAGATGACTGGTATTGTAAATACATCACTGTAAAAACTCCCAATGGTGATTACATGGAGTTCCCATGTTATCGATGGATTACTGATCACAAGGAAATCGAGCTACGGGATGGACACG GCGTGTTTGATCCAGGCAACCACATCATTTGTGAATCGAGCAAAAGAGTGGAGGTGTCCAAAGGACATGAACCCAAGTTGATACAAGGTAGCAAggccagaggaaatagtgaatCGTGA